A single genomic interval of Aedes aegypti strain LVP_AGWG chromosome 1, AaegL5.0 Primary Assembly, whole genome shotgun sequence harbors:
- the LOC5573378 gene encoding choline O-acetyltransferase, producing MLPKVPVPTLDQTMTEYQRALQPILTPQQLERARGIIRQFTAPNGLGTTLQQFLLDKREAEDNWAYYYWLNDMYMDNPLPLPINSNPGMVLPPRKFTTVNDLARFAARLVDHLVSHKEMLDSGGLAQERATSREKGQPLCMAQYYRLLGSCRRPGENRDSQYLPEQRTDEHVIVCCRNQMYCLPVKAGDRGRLNEDEIASQVLHVLNDAPCLSRRASRIGLLTAEPRQRWAKDRKLLLLEEQNARNIELIEQALVLICIDEPIPLTFNARGFNGSPAGAHYCGGRDESNMAQEMIHGGGSEYNSGNRWFDKTMQLIICNDGTWGLCYEHSPSEGIAVVQLLEGIYKKIDEMPAKEETGSQDHLPPPERLEWIVRPEIDQRIQEAAKNVDKNIEDLDFYVYRYRPFGKNFIKACQVSPDVFIQLALQLAYFKLYGYLVSTYESASTRRFLLGRVDCIRSASMEALEWAKAMCQGEGANVTLESDKEEDYSSEANDAKKRDHLRELFRCAAARQTEVMVQNILGHGIDIHLLGLREACREQQGTLHELFTDESYKIANCFLLSTSQVACSTNSFMGYGPVTPHGYGASYNPHPNEIIFCISAFFSSDKTSASRFARSLQDSLDAMRDLLS from the exons atgCTTCCGAAGGTCCCCGTTCCAACTCTGGACCAAACTATGACGGAATATCAACGGGCTCTCCAGCCCATTCTAACGCCCCAACAACTGGAACGCGCTAGGGGCATCATCAGACAGTTTACCGCCCCCAATGGACTCGGCACGACGCTGCAGCAGTTCTTGCTGGACAAACGAGAAGCCGAAGACAACTGGGCATACTATTACTGGTTAAATGACATGTACATGGACAACCCGCTCCCATTGCCCATCAACTCCAACCCGGGGATGGTTTTGCCCCCTCGGAAGTTTACCACCGTCAACGACCTGGCACGGTTTGCTGCTCGCCTGGTGGATCATCTCGTCAGTCACAAAGAGATGTTGGACAGCGGAGGTTTGGCACAGGAGCGGGCCACATCCCGCGAAAAAGGTCAACCGTTGTGTATGGCCCAGTACTATCGGCTTCTCGGATCATGCAGACGACCTGGCGAAAATCGAGACAGTCAATATTTGCCAGAGCAGAGGACCGACGAACATGTTATAGTTTGTTGCAGAAATCAG ATGTACTGCCTTCCGGTAAAGGCCGGTGATCGTGGACGGTTAAACGAAGATGAAATCGCATCACAAGTGCTGCACGTGCTCAACGATGCTCCATGCTTATCTAGGAGAGCTTCCCGGATTGGCCTTTTGACGGCTGAACCACGACAGCGCTGGGCCAAGGATCGAAAGCTGTTACTACTGGAGGAACAGAACGCACGCAACATTGAGCTCATAGAACAGGCATTGGTTCTAATCTGTATAGATGAGCCAATACCATTAACGTTCAATGCACGGGGATTCAACGGATCTCCAGCGGGCGCACATTACTGTGGAGGCCGGGATGAAAGCAACATGGCACAGGAAATGATTCACGGAGGTGGCAGCGAGTACAATTCCGGCAATCGCTGGTTTGACAAAACAATGCAGTTGATAATCTGTAACGACGGGACCTGGGGTCTGTGCTATGAGCATTCTCCCTCTGAAGGAATTGCCGTGGTTCAGCTGCTGGAGGGAATCTACAAAAAGATTGACGAAATGCCAGCCAAGGAGGAAACCGGTTCGCAAGACCATCTGCCACCTCCGGAACGTTTGGAGTGGATCGTTCGACCGGAGATTGATCAACGGATTCAGGAAGCGGCAAAAAATGTCGATAA gAACATTGAGGATCTCGACTTTTACGTGTATCGTTATCGGCCGTTCGGAAAGAACTTCATCAAAGCCTGCCAGGTTAGCCCCGATGTATTTATCCAGTTGGCGTTGCAGCTAGCTTATTTTAA GCTGTATGGATATTTAGTGAGCACGTATGAGAGTGCTTCAACTAGAAGATTCCTATTG GGTCGAGTTGACTGCATTCGTTCTGCCAGCATGGAAGCACTAGAGTGGGCCAAAGCAATGTGCCAGGGAGAAGGTGCTAACGTAACCCTCGAGAGTGACAAAGAAGAAGACTATAGCAGCGAAGCGAATGATGCCAAAAAA AGAGACCATTTAAGGGAATTGTTCCGATGCGCTGCAGCTCGTCAAACGGAGGTGATGGTTCAGAATATCCTGGGACATGGTATTGATATCCACCTACTGGGCCTGAGAGAAGCGTGCAGGGAGCAACAGGGAACGCTCCACGAGCTGTTCACCGATGAGAGCTACAAAATTGCCAACTGTTTCCTTCTCTCCACGAGTCAG GTTGCCTGTTCGACTAACAGTTTCATGGGCTATGGGCCAGTTACCCCACACGGCTATGGAGCGTCCTACAACCCGCATCCGAACGAGATTATCTTCTGCATTTCAGCGTTCTTCTCATCGGATAAAACTAGCGCATCGCGATTCGCTCGTTCACTTCAGGATTCACTCGATGCCATGCGCGATTTGCTGTCGTAA